The Bacillus sp. FJAT-27916 genomic interval GCTTCTTCCACAACTCCCCTTTCCCACAATGTTTTGTTTTTCACAGAAAGGCGTGCTACACTTACTTCAATAATTTATTAATCCGAGGCGGGACAATATGAAGAAAAATGAACATAAGGTTATTCCCTTTCCGCATCTGGGCGAGCTTTTGATGAAAAAGGGCATGGAGGCAATGGAGGAAAAAAATTATAAAGAAGCATACCGGTATTTTGACCAAGGGAATCAAATTGAACCGGATCATGAGGATATCAATATCGGGCTGGCATTATCATTGGTAGAGCTGGGGCGGTATCAAGAGGCGAAGGTAATCGTTAAGCGAATGATGGAGCAGGGCATCGGCGATTATTTCCATGTGATTAATATTTACTTGATGATTTTGCTTCAATTAAATGAGCATGGAGAAATCATTCACGTGATTGAAGCCTTGTTTGATGAGCAGCAGATACCGCCAGAGCGGGTGGAATCACTTGAGAACCTGCTTGCAATGAGCAAGAGGATTGTCGGGCAGCAGACAGACCCTTCTCAGCCATCCCAGACAGAGGGACTGCCGATTGATGAGACAGAGGTTCTGCGAATCCTTGAGAATGGTACGATTGAAGAACAATTATACATATTATCCTCTTTATCCAACCAAAACATACGGCCGTGGACTGATGTCCTGTGCCAATACTTAATAGAAGAAAAGCATCCTTTCCTGAAGACATTGGCCCTTTCTCTTCTGCGTGAGCAGGAAGTAAATAAGACGGTTGAATTAGATAAATTTGGGCAAAGATGGACAGTGAACATAGAGGATCTTCCAAAAGTGGAAGAAACGGAATTCTTGAAGATGCTTCAAAAGGAATTGAGTGAAAAGCTTGAACATAATGACCCTATTATGTATGAACAGGCAATGGAAATGGTCAAACGACATAACATTCTTCTATATCCGCTAAATATCGACCATTTGTCGATTTGGGGTGAAGCATATGAAAGACTTGTCAAAGAAGCGTACGGGCTTGTATGGGATGAGCCTGATGAAGAAATTTCCGGGATTTTAGAAGAAATAAGGAAATTAGAGGGCATTACTTTCCCTGTTATTTGAAGTCCGAAGTGTTGAAACGTGGAAATCCTATGTTATAATATAATGGTTGCAATATGCATGTGTACAGGCAAAGGCCTGTGCGGCCTAAGGATCTATATATCTGGTTCTCATACATGCCAGTGTTAAAAAAAGACGATTTATTAGGAAATATATATAGTTGGAGGGAAAACCATGTCTGCAAAATGGGAAAAGCTAGAAGGTAACCGCGGCGTCTTAACCGTTGAAGTTCCTGTAGAAAAAGTGAACGAAGGATTAGACTCTGCTTTCAAAAAAGTTGTGAAACAAGTACAAGTTCCAGGTTTCCGTAAAGGAAAAATGCCACGTTCTATGTTCGAAAAGAGATTCGGTGTAGAATCCCTTTATCAAGATGCCCTTGATTTCATCTTGCCAGAAGCTTACGCTGAAGCGATTAACGAAACAGCTATCGAGCCGGTAGACCGCCCTGAAATCGATATCGAGCGTATGGAAAAAGGCGAAACTCTTATCTTCAAAGCAACTGTTACAGTGAAGCCTGAAGTTAAGCTTGGCGAATACAAAGGTCTTGAAGTAACTAAAGTTGACACTGAAGTGACTGATGAAGATGTAAACGAAGAAATCAAACAATTGCAAGAGCGTAATGCTGAACTTGTTATTAAAGAAGAAGGTGCCGCTGAAAAAGGCGACACAGTTGTTCTTGATTTCGAAGGATTCGTTGACGGCGAAGCGTTCGAAGGCGGAAAAGCTGACAACTACACATTAGAGCTTGGCTCTAATTCTTTCATTCCTGGTTTCGAAGACCAATTGGTCGGACTTGAAACAGGCGGAGAAAAAGAAGTAGAAGTAACTTTCCCTGAAGAATACCACGCTGCTGAATTAGCAGGTAAACCAGCTGTATTCAAAGTGAAAATTCACGAAATCAAAACAAAAGAGCTTCCTGCACTTGATGATGAGTTTGCAAAAGATGTAGATGAAGAAGTGGAAACACTTGACGCTCTTAAAGAAAAAATCAAAAATCGCTTAGTGGACAAGAAAAACCACGATGCTGAACACCATGTTAAAGATACTGTAATCGAAAAAGCAGCAGAAAATGCTGAAATGGATATTCCAGCTGCCATGATCGATACAGAAACTGACCGCATGGTACAAGAGTTTGGTCAACGTCTTCAAATGCAAGGTATGACTCTTGACATGTACTTCCAATTCTCTGGTCAAGACGAAGCAGCTCTTAAAGAGCAAATGAAAGAGGAAGCTGAAAAACGCGTACGCATTAACCTTACTCTTGAAGCTATCGGCAAAGCTGAGAACGTTGAAGTCAGCGAAGAAGAAATCAACGCTGAGGTTCAAACAATGTCTGAGCAATACGGCTTATCTGCTGAACAAATCATCCAAGCGCTTGGCGGCACTGAAAGTGTTAAAGGCGACTTGCTTGTAAGAAAAGCAATTGACGTATTGGTTGAAAGCAGCAAAACAGTAGAAGCTTAATTTATATAAAACCATAAAAACAAGGTGCGATTTAACTTATCGTACCTTGTTTTATACATAACATATTTTGCAAAACTCGCTAAAAATCGACTTTCTGTATCGAATTGTTTTTGGCTATACATAATTGCTTTTTTCTCGAATAAAGTGTAGATTAATTCTAAATAATCAAAATACATATGTTTTCCATTTTCAAAATAGAGGATTGAAAGTCGTGCAGAATGGATATTATGTACATATACATAATGATCACGTGATTACGTATACGTCGTCAGTCTTTTCTTTACCTCAAATGGAGTAATGTGTGTTACAATCCTTACATACCCTTCATTTGTTAATCTGATTTAGAAATGCAGATTTCATGATAGAGTCCATAATACCAAGGGGTGAAACTATGTTTAAATTTAATGATGAGAAAGGGCAGCTTAAGTGTTCTTTCTGTGGCAAGACT includes:
- a CDS encoding tetratricopeptide repeat protein encodes the protein MKKNEHKVIPFPHLGELLMKKGMEAMEEKNYKEAYRYFDQGNQIEPDHEDINIGLALSLVELGRYQEAKVIVKRMMEQGIGDYFHVINIYLMILLQLNEHGEIIHVIEALFDEQQIPPERVESLENLLAMSKRIVGQQTDPSQPSQTEGLPIDETEVLRILENGTIEEQLYILSSLSNQNIRPWTDVLCQYLIEEKHPFLKTLALSLLREQEVNKTVELDKFGQRWTVNIEDLPKVEETEFLKMLQKELSEKLEHNDPIMYEQAMEMVKRHNILLYPLNIDHLSIWGEAYERLVKEAYGLVWDEPDEEISGILEEIRKLEGITFPVI
- the tig gene encoding trigger factor — encoded protein: MSAKWEKLEGNRGVLTVEVPVEKVNEGLDSAFKKVVKQVQVPGFRKGKMPRSMFEKRFGVESLYQDALDFILPEAYAEAINETAIEPVDRPEIDIERMEKGETLIFKATVTVKPEVKLGEYKGLEVTKVDTEVTDEDVNEEIKQLQERNAELVIKEEGAAEKGDTVVLDFEGFVDGEAFEGGKADNYTLELGSNSFIPGFEDQLVGLETGGEKEVEVTFPEEYHAAELAGKPAVFKVKIHEIKTKELPALDDEFAKDVDEEVETLDALKEKIKNRLVDKKNHDAEHHVKDTVIEKAAENAEMDIPAAMIDTETDRMVQEFGQRLQMQGMTLDMYFQFSGQDEAALKEQMKEEAEKRVRINLTLEAIGKAENVEVSEEEINAEVQTMSEQYGLSAEQIIQALGGTESVKGDLLVRKAIDVLVESSKTVEA